A genomic region of Pyrus communis chromosome 14, drPyrComm1.1, whole genome shotgun sequence contains the following coding sequences:
- the LOC137714361 gene encoding uncharacterized protein yields the protein MSVTGFMELVRKHYGIDITKNQVYKAKRIAKKVTEGSIDEQYAKLWDYLEELKVRNPGSTIKVKTDFQGENPIFKRLYICFAALKKGFQQGCRSIVGFDGSHIKGPHPGQILSVVGVDANNGMFPIAFAVVKVENRETWTWFLEIFFEDVGIENGNAWTFITDKQKGLGDAIRSLMPTTEHRHCVRHLHNNFRSAGHTGLALKQRLWAAARATTVPAFEAEIEVMNNQSDKAVEWLADKPPCHWSRSYFRTSDSKIFDVENG from the exons ATGAGTGTGACTGGTTTCATGGAACTTGTGAGAAAGCATTATGGTATTGACATAACAAAAAACCAAGTTTACAAAGCAAAGAGAATTGCCAAAAAAGTAACAGAAGGTAGTATAGATGAGCAATATGCCAAGCTTTGGGATTACCTGGAAGAGTTGAAAGTGAGAAATCCTGGGAGTACTATCAAAGTAAAAACAGATTTCCAAGGTGAAAACCCTATTTTTAAAAGGTTGTACATATGCTTTGCTGCATTGAAGAAAGGCTTTCAACAAGGGTGTAGGTCTATAGTGGGTTTTGATGGAAGTCATATTAAGGGACCCCATCCTGGTCAAATCTTAAGTGTTGTTGGTGTTGATGCCAATAACGGCATGTTTCCAATAGCATTTGCTGTTGTGAAGGTGGAAAATAGGGAGACTTGGACTTGGTTTTTGGAGATCTTTTTCGAGGATGTGGGAATTGAGAATGGAAATGCTTGGACATTCATCACTGACAAACAAAAAGGACTAGGTGATGCTATTCGGAGTCTGATGCCAACTACAGAACACAGACATTGTGTTAGACATTTGCATAATAATTTTAGAAGTGCAGGTCACACTGGACTTGCCTTAAAACAGAGATTGTGGGCAGCAGCAAGAGCAACTACTGTACCTGCTTTTGAAGCTGAAATTGAGGTGATGAATAATCAATCTGATAAGGCAGTGGAATGGCTAGCTGATAAGCCACCTTGCCATTGGAGTAGATCTTATTTCAGAACATCG GATTCAAAAATATTTGATGTTGAGAATGGCTAG